The Noviherbaspirillum saxi genome includes a window with the following:
- a CDS encoding ABC transporter ATP-binding protein, giving the protein MNSLHSAAGAQADTPVLAIDKLCVGVRQADKSLRRVVDNATFSIKPGEIIALVGESGSGKTMIGRSVLQLLPQVARIESGSIRFQGQELLGANEARLRDIRGSDIGMVFQEPMVSLNPALTVGFQMMEALKLHHKLSDAEARQRCLAMLEKVRIVDPVGCFAAYPHQFSGGMRQRIMLASVLVLQPKLLIADEPTTALDAIIQKEVMDIMAALTREMSTAVLLVSHDLGMVAHYASRVVVMRHGRMVEEGATANILLAPQHEYTRMLLDSLPRRGEAVQRDAPGGTLIDVKSLAIEFRKPKTGFWQKPEVNRAVIDVDLKIDQGETVAVVGESGSGKTTIGRAIVRLVDTAGGSIEFLGRDITRIGRRQLIDYRLQTQMVFQDPFSSLDPRMTLEAIVAEGLRNVPDINRKECSRRARAMLEEVGLAGDYAQRFPHELSGGQRQRVCIARAIVANPKFLVADEPVSALDVTVQKQILTLLQRLQQKFGFTYLFISHDLGVVEQISDRVVVMYRGRILETGPRDAIYDDPRHPYTLRLLQATPRIARTADGAYQLALRNAKRQQAPQGYSYFNHGSIHDMPPSAGDPQMVEVGDRHFVACAPA; this is encoded by the coding sequence ATGAATTCTCTTCACTCAGCCGCCGGCGCGCAAGCCGACACTCCGGTACTCGCTATCGACAAACTGTGCGTCGGCGTCAGGCAGGCCGACAAGAGCCTGCGCCGCGTGGTTGACAACGCCACGTTTTCGATCAAGCCGGGCGAAATTATTGCGCTGGTCGGCGAATCGGGCAGCGGCAAGACCATGATCGGCCGCTCGGTGCTGCAACTGCTGCCGCAAGTCGCGCGCATCGAGAGCGGCAGCATCCGCTTCCAGGGGCAGGAACTGCTCGGCGCGAACGAAGCAAGGCTGCGCGACATACGCGGCAGCGACATCGGCATGGTGTTCCAGGAACCGATGGTGTCGCTGAACCCGGCATTGACGGTCGGCTTCCAGATGATGGAAGCGCTCAAGCTGCATCACAAGCTATCCGACGCCGAAGCCAGACAGCGCTGCCTGGCAATGCTGGAAAAGGTCAGGATCGTCGATCCGGTCGGCTGTTTTGCCGCGTATCCGCACCAGTTTTCCGGCGGCATGCGGCAGCGGATCATGCTGGCATCGGTGCTGGTGCTGCAGCCCAAGCTGCTGATCGCCGACGAGCCGACCACCGCGCTCGACGCGATCATTCAGAAGGAAGTGATGGACATCATGGCGGCACTCACGCGCGAGATGTCCACCGCGGTGCTGCTGGTCAGCCACGACCTCGGAATGGTCGCGCACTACGCGAGCCGGGTGGTGGTGATGCGGCATGGCCGGATGGTCGAAGAAGGCGCGACCGCCAACATTCTGCTGGCGCCGCAGCATGAATACACGCGGATGTTGCTGGACTCGCTGCCGCGCCGCGGCGAAGCGGTGCAGCGCGATGCGCCGGGCGGCACACTGATTGATGTGAAATCGCTGGCGATCGAGTTCCGCAAGCCGAAGACCGGTTTCTGGCAAAAGCCTGAAGTCAACCGCGCGGTGATCGACGTCGATCTGAAGATCGATCAGGGCGAGACGGTGGCGGTGGTGGGCGAATCCGGTTCCGGCAAGACCACGATCGGCCGCGCGATCGTGCGACTGGTGGACACCGCCGGCGGCAGCATCGAGTTTCTGGGGCGGGACATTACCCGCATCGGCCGCCGCCAGTTGATCGACTACCGGCTGCAGACGCAGATGGTGTTCCAGGACCCGTTCTCGTCGCTCGACCCGCGCATGACGCTGGAGGCGATTGTCGCCGAAGGCTTGCGCAATGTGCCGGATATCAATCGCAAGGAGTGCAGCCGGAGGGCGCGCGCGATGCTGGAGGAAGTCGGATTGGCCGGCGACTATGCGCAGCGCTTTCCGCATGAATTGTCGGGCGGGCAGCGGCAGCGCGTCTGCATCGCACGCGCGATCGTCGCCAATCCGAAATTCCTGGTCGCCGATGAACCTGTGTCAGCGCTGGATGTGACGGTACAGAAGCAGATACTGACGCTGCTGCAACGCCTGCAGCAGAAGTTCGGCTTTACCTATCTGTTCATTTCTCACGATCTTGGCGTGGTCGAGCAGATCTCGGATCGCGTGGTCGTCATGTACCGTGGCCGCATCCTGGAAACCGGGCCGCGCGACGCGATCTACGACGATCCGCGGCATCCGTATACCCTGCGCTTGTTGCAGGCGACCCCGCGCATTGCGCGCACGGCGGATGGCGCCTATCAACTGGCGCTTCGTAACGCGAAGAGACAGCAGGCGCCGCAGGGTTATAGCTATTTCAACCACGGCAGCATTCACGATATGCCGCCGAGCGCCGGCGATCCGCAGATGGTGGAGGTCGGCGACAGGCATTTCGTTGCCTGCGCACCTGCATGA
- a CDS encoding ABC transporter substrate-binding protein, with amino-acid sequence MKQSLGLFLASLTLASAAPQAGAQANGPSGTLRVAINADIRSTNPGVNRDNNTDTLILHLVEGLVAYGENGRAQPLLAHSIDTSADGKTVTFKLRDDVTFHNGKPLTAADVVWSWQRYLEPKTNWVCAADFDGQRGNKIESVEAPDAQTVVFKLNRPQPLLLTQMAALQCGGGAILHKDSVNPDGSWKAPVGTGPYMLQEWRRGEYIDMAAYPGYKSRKGPRDGYTGSKIAYAEKVRWMVIKDDAARRVALIKGQVDLLPGLSVSELEEMGSQPNVEVKSAPTMTVNALLIQSHDPVLANPLLRRALAQSLDLSAITKLASGSTGSANSSMIPTVSPYRISPVQNQGHTFDVNAAKQLVAQSGYKGQPIKLVTNRRYPDMYDQAMMVQSMAAKAGINIELEVLEWATQLDRYQSGNYQLMSFAYSARVDPLMNYEMMLGDREKSKRKVWDNPQAIALYEQAAKINGSDHAARQKLFDQMHKMMLDDVPLIVLFNPGDANAVSKKLEGYAPWALNRTRVWNVKRNGA; translated from the coding sequence ATGAAACAATCATTAGGCCTTTTCCTCGCATCGCTCACGCTGGCATCCGCCGCACCGCAAGCTGGCGCGCAGGCGAACGGTCCATCCGGCACACTGCGCGTTGCGATCAATGCGGACATCCGCAGTACCAACCCGGGGGTGAACCGGGACAACAATACCGATACCCTGATCCTGCATCTGGTCGAGGGCCTGGTCGCCTACGGCGAAAACGGACGGGCGCAGCCGCTTCTCGCGCACAGCATCGATACATCCGCCGACGGCAAGACGGTCACCTTCAAGCTGCGCGATGACGTCACTTTTCATAACGGCAAACCGCTGACCGCCGCCGATGTAGTGTGGTCCTGGCAGCGCTATCTGGAGCCGAAGACCAACTGGGTCTGCGCGGCGGATTTCGACGGCCAGCGCGGCAACAAGATCGAGAGCGTCGAAGCGCCCGACGCGCAGACCGTGGTGTTCAAACTGAACCGTCCGCAGCCGCTGCTATTGACGCAGATGGCGGCGCTTCAGTGTGGCGGCGGTGCCATCCTGCACAAGGATTCGGTCAACCCGGACGGTTCGTGGAAGGCGCCGGTCGGCACTGGTCCATACATGCTGCAGGAATGGCGGCGCGGCGAATACATCGACATGGCCGCCTACCCCGGCTACAAGAGCAGGAAAGGGCCGCGCGACGGCTACACCGGCAGCAAGATCGCGTATGCGGAAAAGGTGCGCTGGATGGTGATCAAGGACGATGCGGCGCGCCGGGTCGCCTTGATCAAGGGGCAGGTCGATCTGCTGCCGGGACTGTCGGTATCCGAGCTGGAAGAAATGGGCAGCCAGCCGAACGTCGAGGTCAAGAGCGCGCCGACCATGACGGTCAATGCGCTGCTGATCCAGTCGCACGACCCGGTGCTGGCCAACCCGCTGTTGCGGCGCGCGCTGGCGCAAAGCCTGGACCTGTCGGCGATCACCAAGTTGGCATCCGGCAGCACCGGCAGCGCGAATTCGTCGATGATTCCGACCGTCAGCCCATATCGCATCTCGCCGGTGCAGAACCAGGGCCATACTTTCGACGTGAACGCGGCCAAGCAACTGGTCGCGCAGTCCGGCTACAAGGGACAGCCGATCAAGCTGGTGACCAACCGCCGCTATCCAGACATGTACGATCAGGCGATGATGGTCCAGTCGATGGCCGCGAAGGCCGGCATCAATATCGAACTGGAAGTGCTGGAGTGGGCGACCCAGCTCGACCGCTACCAGTCCGGCAATTATCAACTGATGTCCTTCGCGTATTCGGCCCGCGTCGATCCGCTGATGAACTATGAAATGATGCTGGGCGACCGCGAGAAGAGCAAACGCAAGGTTTGGGACAATCCGCAAGCAATCGCGCTATATGAGCAGGCGGCCAAGATCAACGGCAGCGACCACGCCGCGCGCCAGAAACTGTTCGACCAGATGCACAAGATGATGCTGGACGATGTGCCGCTGATCGTCTTGTTCAATCCGGGCGATGCCAACGCGGTGAGCAAGAAGCTGGAAGGCTACGCGCCGTGGGCGCTGAACCGCACCCGTGTCTGGAACGTGAAGCGCAACGGCGCCTGA
- a CDS encoding ABC transporter permease, translating to MNANVSTKLGPATGANASTGANVSAWRALFRRPNAMVGGVLLAIMLAAALIGHFYTPYDPVANDLTVRLMPPTAEHWLGTDEWGRDVFSRLLFGAGVSMTISFVTVVCAVTAGALIGAATGFFGGWFERVVMAWMDALLAFPSLIMALGVMTVFGSSRYGVVLALSLAYLPSVVRIVRSSVLSLREKEYVEASRVMGNSELYTMFRHILPNCVAPIIVLATALFGWALLSESALSFLGLGVPPPASSWGGMLSDSRNFFGQAPWLALAPGLSISISLLGINLFGDALRDQFDPRMKNL from the coding sequence ATGAACGCCAATGTCAGCACCAAGCTTGGCCCCGCTACCGGCGCGAACGCCAGTACCGGTGCCAACGTCAGCGCGTGGCGCGCGCTGTTCCGGCGTCCCAATGCCATGGTCGGCGGCGTGCTGCTGGCAATCATGCTCGCTGCCGCATTGATCGGCCATTTTTACACGCCATACGATCCGGTCGCCAACGACCTGACAGTACGTCTGATGCCGCCGACCGCCGAACATTGGCTCGGCACCGACGAATGGGGCCGGGATGTGTTCAGTCGCTTGCTGTTCGGCGCGGGCGTCAGCATGACCATCAGTTTCGTCACCGTCGTCTGCGCGGTAACGGCCGGAGCGCTGATCGGTGCCGCGACCGGCTTCTTCGGCGGCTGGTTCGAGCGGGTGGTGATGGCCTGGATGGATGCCTTGCTGGCGTTTCCGTCACTGATCATGGCGCTCGGCGTGATGACGGTGTTCGGCTCGTCGCGTTATGGCGTAGTGCTGGCCCTGAGCCTCGCTTATCTGCCGTCGGTGGTACGCATCGTGCGTTCCAGCGTGCTGTCGCTGCGCGAAAAGGAATACGTGGAAGCGTCGCGCGTGATGGGCAACTCCGAGCTGTACACAATGTTCCGCCACATTCTGCCCAACTGCGTGGCGCCGATCATCGTGCTGGCGACCGCCTTGTTCGGCTGGGCGCTGCTGTCGGAGAGCGCGCTGTCCTTCCTTGGGTTGGGCGTGCCGCCACCGGCGTCGAGCTGGGGCGGGATGCTGTCGGATAGCCGCAACTTCTTCGGACAGGCGCCGTGGCTGGCACTGGCACCGGGGCTGTCCATCTCGATTTCGCTGCTCGGCATTAACCTTTTCGGCGATGCACTGCGCGATCAGTTCGATCCACGCATGAAAAACCTGTGA
- a CDS encoding GntR family transcriptional regulator has protein sequence MKSTTDKTERRSPLQLELAERIGRQIASGELAAGTHLTEETFAASFEVSRTPIRAALQLLAEHELSEYRPNAGYFVRADAAHKELPDFSGTGMTSDALYRTLIDDRAQKRLPEALTEKELLSRYPVSRSLLAKTLMKMSVDDLIEKRKGHGWRFTPSLDTPEAISESYRFRILFECAGMLEPTFQVDQAQLQRSREAHEKLLQKAEGQLSASEFFALNASFHEMLARFSGNRFILQAMQQQNQLRRMEEHADFFRLGRFSESCSEHLQIISALENNDPEWASALMRRHLATAMPKTKD, from the coding sequence ATGAAAAGCACCACCGACAAAACAGAGCGTCGCAGCCCGCTACAACTTGAGCTGGCAGAGCGCATCGGCCGCCAGATCGCATCCGGCGAACTGGCGGCCGGCACTCATCTGACCGAAGAAACGTTCGCTGCCAGCTTCGAGGTGTCGCGTACGCCGATCCGCGCCGCGCTGCAATTGCTTGCCGAACATGAACTGAGTGAATACCGGCCGAACGCCGGTTACTTTGTGCGCGCTGACGCGGCGCACAAGGAATTGCCGGATTTCAGCGGCACCGGCATGACCAGCGATGCGCTCTACCGGACCTTGATCGATGATCGCGCGCAAAAGCGGCTACCGGAAGCGCTGACCGAGAAGGAATTGCTATCGCGTTATCCGGTATCGCGCAGCCTGCTTGCCAAGACCCTGATGAAGATGAGCGTGGACGACCTGATCGAGAAGCGCAAGGGCCACGGCTGGCGGTTTACACCATCGCTGGACACGCCAGAAGCGATCTCCGAAAGTTATCGCTTCCGCATCTTGTTCGAATGTGCGGGCATGCTCGAGCCGACGTTCCAGGTCGACCAGGCACAGCTGCAACGCAGCCGGGAAGCGCATGAAAAGCTGTTGCAGAAAGCGGAAGGACAACTGTCGGCAAGCGAGTTCTTTGCGCTTAATGCGTCGTTTCATGAAATGCTCGCGCGCTTTTCCGGCAACCGCTTCATCCTGCAGGCGATGCAGCAGCAGAACCAGCTGCGACGGATGGAAGAGCATGCGGATTTCTTCCGCTTAGGGCGCTTCAGCGAATCGTGCAGCGAACACCTGCAGATCATCAGCGCGCTGGAAAACAATGACCCGGAATGGGCATCGGCACTGATGCGGCGCCATCTGGCGACCGCGATGCCGAAGACAAAGGATTGA
- a CDS encoding C45 family autoproteolytic acyltransferase/hydolase — translation MPTIESFPFVETAGDPYERGRQHGSAVPERVRRSVALYRSQLERRGVSPEALRTIALAMVPVIAGFDRDYLDEMRGIADGADVPLEDVIVINCRTEMMFGHNELKKARAGLDDGCTGLVVLPGRSATGRLMHAHNWDWREECVDTGIVLKIRRDDGPDLLMFTEAGSLARHGFNSAGVSLSGNFLTSDRDYKQEADVPLVLIRRKMLEAQNIAAAMRVLWPTRRFCSNNLMLAQADGEAVDLECAPDEIFWITPEDDILVHANHWMCPVARMKLKDLGLVTNADSIYRQRRVTETLRRAPGKIDWDIVKAALADEFGKPDGVLRAPKPASFDSISATVATTLMDPAAKTMWIARKPYESIHFVEYRL, via the coding sequence ATGCCTACCATTGAATCCTTTCCGTTTGTAGAGACCGCTGGCGATCCCTACGAACGCGGTCGCCAGCACGGCAGCGCGGTGCCGGAGCGCGTGCGCCGCAGTGTCGCGCTGTACCGGTCGCAGCTTGAACGACGCGGCGTCAGCCCGGAAGCCTTGCGGACGATTGCGCTCGCGATGGTGCCGGTGATTGCCGGCTTCGACCGCGACTATCTGGACGAGATGCGCGGCATTGCGGACGGCGCCGATGTGCCGCTCGAGGATGTCATCGTGATCAACTGCCGGACCGAAATGATGTTCGGCCATAATGAACTGAAAAAGGCGCGCGCCGGCCTCGACGACGGCTGCACCGGGCTGGTGGTATTGCCGGGCAGGTCGGCCACAGGGCGCCTGATGCATGCGCATAACTGGGATTGGCGCGAAGAGTGCGTCGACACCGGCATCGTGCTGAAGATACGGCGCGACGACGGTCCGGATCTGTTGATGTTTACCGAAGCCGGCAGCCTGGCGCGGCATGGGTTCAATAGCGCGGGTGTTTCCTTGTCGGGCAACTTCCTGACGTCGGACCGTGATTACAAGCAGGAGGCGGATGTGCCCTTGGTGCTGATCCGACGCAAGATGCTTGAGGCGCAGAACATTGCGGCGGCAATGCGGGTGTTGTGGCCGACCAGACGCTTTTGCTCGAACAACCTGATGCTCGCGCAGGCGGACGGCGAAGCTGTGGATCTGGAATGTGCGCCGGACGAAATCTTCTGGATCACGCCGGAAGACGACATCCTGGTGCATGCGAATCACTGGATGTGCCCGGTGGCGCGCATGAAACTCAAGGATCTCGGACTGGTGACGAATGCCGATTCGATTTATCGTCAGCGGCGCGTAACGGAAACACTGCGCCGCGCGCCCGGAAAGATCGACTGGGACATCGTCAAGGCCGCGCTCGCCGACGAATTCGGCAAGCCGGACGGCGTGCTGCGCGCACCCAAGCCGGCCAGTTTCGACAGCATTTCCGCGACGGTGGCCACCACGCTGATGGATCCCGCTGCTAAAACCATGTGGATCGCACGCAAGCCGTACGAATCCATTCACTTCGTTGAATACCGTTTATAA
- a CDS encoding transposase — MLDVACGIQHGEQGANPRFAVTSLEGGEATALYEELYCLRGEAESRIK; from the coding sequence ATGCTCGATGTAGCGTGTGGTATCCAACATGGCGAGCAAGGCGCCAATCCGCGCTTCGCGGTCACCAGCCTGGAAGGCGGCGAGGCGACCGCGTTGTACGAAGAGCTGTACTGCCTGCGCGGCGAAGCCGAGAGCCGCATCAAGTAA
- a CDS encoding aspartate aminotransferase family protein translates to MSQIQNPSAIPSPASLDPYWMPFTSNRRFKQNPQLLVEADGMYYTRADGKRVLDGIAGLWCVNAGHRRREIVEAISCMAHQLDYAPSFQSGHPLAFEFAEQLVSEAPAGFSNVFFSNSGSEAVDTALKIALAYQRARGNASRVRLIGRARAYHGVGFGGLSVSGISSHRKAFGNLPPYTDHLPHTYNRAEMGFSRGQPTWGAHLADDLSNLVALHDASTVAAVIVEPVSGSTGVLVPPVDYLQRLRKICDEHGILLIFDEVITGFGRVGGAFSADFFGVVPDIITSAKGLTNGAVPMGATLVRSHVYDALMQGAPDAIELPHGYTYSGHPLACAAGLAALKIYRDEELFSRAQRMSPYWEDAAHSLKGLPYVVDIRNIGLLAAIELEPIPGQPGKRGYDCHMRCLEKGALIRATGDTMVFSPPLIIEKEEVDTLFSTLTDVLKNM, encoded by the coding sequence ATGAGCCAAATACAAAACCCTTCTGCAATTCCATCTCCGGCTTCCCTCGATCCTTACTGGATGCCGTTCACTTCGAACCGCCGCTTCAAGCAAAACCCGCAGTTGCTGGTGGAAGCCGACGGCATGTATTACACGCGCGCCGACGGCAAGCGCGTGCTGGACGGCATTGCCGGTCTGTGGTGCGTCAATGCGGGACACCGCCGGCGCGAGATCGTCGAGGCCATTTCCTGCATGGCGCACCAACTGGATTACGCGCCCTCGTTCCAGTCGGGGCATCCGCTCGCATTCGAGTTCGCGGAGCAACTCGTCAGCGAAGCGCCCGCCGGTTTTTCCAATGTGTTCTTTTCGAATTCGGGTTCCGAGGCGGTCGATACCGCGTTGAAGATTGCGCTCGCCTACCAGCGCGCACGCGGCAATGCGTCGCGAGTGCGCCTGATCGGGCGCGCACGCGCCTATCATGGCGTCGGCTTTGGCGGTTTGTCGGTGTCGGGCATTTCCAGTCACCGCAAGGCATTCGGCAACCTGCCTCCTTACACTGATCACCTGCCGCATACCTACAACCGCGCAGAGATGGGTTTTTCGCGCGGCCAGCCGACATGGGGCGCGCATCTGGCGGACGACTTGTCCAACCTCGTCGCATTGCACGATGCATCGACCGTCGCCGCCGTCATCGTCGAGCCGGTGTCAGGTTCTACCGGCGTGCTGGTGCCGCCGGTCGACTACCTGCAACGCTTGCGCAAGATTTGCGACGAGCACGGCATTCTGCTGATTTTCGATGAAGTGATCACCGGCTTCGGACGCGTCGGCGGCGCGTTCTCGGCCGACTTCTTCGGTGTGGTCCCGGACATCATCACCAGCGCGAAAGGCTTGACCAATGGCGCGGTGCCGATGGGCGCGACACTGGTGCGCAGCCATGTGTATGACGCGCTGATGCAAGGCGCGCCGGATGCGATCGAACTGCCGCACGGCTACACCTACTCCGGTCATCCGCTCGCGTGCGCCGCCGGCCTGGCGGCATTGAAGATATATCGCGACGAAGAATTGTTTTCCCGAGCGCAGCGCATGTCGCCCTATTGGGAAGACGCGGCGCACTCATTGAAAGGCCTGCCCTACGTGGTCGACATACGCAACATCGGCCTGCTGGCCGCGATCGAGCTGGAACCGATCCCCGGTCAGCCGGGCAAGCGCGGCTACGATTGCCATATGCGTTGCCTGGAAAAAGGCGCGTTGATCCGCGCGACCGGCGATACGATGGTTTTCTCGCCGCCGCTGATCATCGAGAAAGAGGAAGTGGACACGCTGTTCTCGACGCTGACCGACGTACTCAAGAACATGTAA
- a CDS encoding porin, with the protein MKLCVAAVGCLFGGAVFAQTNVAIYGLVDAGIEYLDEVPKAAGGSGSLVRLASGNLSGSRWGLRGSEDLGNGLKAVMQLEGGFETDTGMLGQSGRLFGRHAYVGLQGAWGTVSLGHQQNSLYDLIIRYDPMSFASRYSALTHDSTLTGRPDNTIKYTGKFSNLTATAFYSFGRNNDGEVPGESKVSRNIGGGVSYSAGAADFGIAYDQFQGNTVATKDQSARRLAAGANYTFGPVKAFAGYRSLKDTVAAAPVRSNLYWAGLKYKLTPALDLTGAGYYTDRKNSGADPWSFVLSADYSLSKRTDAYTTLGYAGNKNGSNLGLNGFGSNIVAGEDQLGLVVGIRHRF; encoded by the coding sequence ATGAAGCTATGTGTTGCAGCCGTCGGTTGCTTGTTTGGCGGGGCGGTGTTCGCGCAGACGAACGTCGCCATTTACGGCTTGGTCGACGCTGGTATCGAGTATCTGGACGAGGTGCCGAAGGCGGCCGGCGGTAGCGGCAGCCTGGTCCGCCTCGCCTCCGGCAACCTGTCCGGTTCGCGTTGGGGGCTGCGCGGCAGCGAAGACCTGGGCAATGGCTTGAAGGCGGTCATGCAGCTTGAGGGGGGCTTCGAGACCGACACCGGCATGCTCGGCCAGTCCGGGCGCCTGTTCGGCCGGCATGCGTATGTCGGTTTGCAGGGAGCCTGGGGCACGGTGAGTCTCGGCCATCAGCAGAACAGCCTGTACGACCTCATCATCCGCTATGACCCGATGTCGTTCGCTTCGCGCTATTCGGCGCTGACGCACGACAGTACGCTGACCGGCCGGCCCGATAACACGATCAAGTACACGGGAAAATTCTCCAACCTGACCGCGACGGCTTTCTATAGCTTCGGCCGCAACAACGACGGCGAGGTGCCCGGCGAGTCGAAGGTGTCGCGCAACATCGGCGGCGGCGTCAGTTACAGCGCCGGCGCGGCTGATTTCGGCATCGCCTATGACCAGTTCCAGGGCAACACCGTTGCCACCAAGGATCAGAGCGCGCGCCGACTGGCCGCCGGCGCGAACTATACCTTTGGTCCGGTCAAGGCATTTGCGGGTTACCGCTCGCTGAAAGACACGGTCGCTGCCGCGCCGGTGCGCTCGAATCTGTATTGGGCCGGTTTGAAATATAAGCTCACGCCGGCGCTGGATCTGACAGGTGCCGGTTACTACACCGATCGGAAAAACTCCGGCGCCGACCCGTGGAGTTTCGTCCTGTCGGCCGACTATTCGCTCTCCAAGCGCACGGATGCCTATACGACGCTCGGTTACGCGGGTAACAAGAACGGTTCCAATCTGGGCTTGAATGGCTTTGGCAGCAACATCGTTGCCGGTGAAGATCAGTTGGGCCTGGTGGTTGGCATCCGGCACCGATTCTGA
- a CDS encoding ABC transporter permease — MLRYILHRVLLALPTLLIVAVIVFVMMRMIPGDPAQLILGDIENPEALARLRSELGLDRPILMQFVLWMTKLLSGDLGMSVTQQRPVLDMLLSSFAVTAWLVVPAVFLASLLAIPAGMLAAWKQNTVVDVTVVTIAIAFLSVPSFWLGLVFLLVFGLWLDLLPVVGYVSPTEDFREGVRYLIMPVASLALIEMGVLIRMARSSTIEVLRLEYITHARAKGLGEIAVARRHALKNALAPTWTMIGLTLGGLLGGAVVTETVFTLPGIGHLLVESIFARDYPVVQGCLLFVTAIYVFVNLVVDLFYPLFDPRVRL; from the coding sequence ATGTTGAGATACATTTTGCACAGGGTGCTGCTGGCGTTGCCGACGCTGCTGATCGTCGCCGTGATTGTGTTCGTGATGATGCGGATGATTCCGGGCGATCCGGCGCAGCTCATCCTTGGCGACATCGAAAACCCGGAAGCGCTGGCGCGCCTGAGGTCGGAGCTGGGACTGGATCGGCCGATCCTGATGCAATTCGTGCTGTGGATGACGAAGCTGCTGTCGGGCGACCTTGGCATGTCGGTCACACAGCAGCGGCCGGTGCTGGATATGCTGTTGTCCAGCTTCGCCGTCACTGCCTGGCTGGTGGTGCCAGCCGTTTTTCTGGCATCGCTGCTTGCAATTCCGGCCGGCATGCTCGCCGCGTGGAAGCAAAACACGGTGGTCGACGTCACGGTGGTGACCATCGCCATCGCGTTTCTGTCCGTTCCGAGTTTCTGGCTCGGCTTGGTGTTCCTGCTGGTGTTCGGCCTCTGGCTGGATCTACTGCCGGTGGTCGGATACGTGTCGCCGACCGAGGATTTTCGGGAAGGCGTGCGCTACTTGATCATGCCGGTCGCCTCGCTGGCCCTGATCGAAATGGGGGTGCTGATCCGCATGGCGCGCTCCAGCACGATCGAAGTGCTGCGGCTGGAATACATCACCCATGCACGTGCGAAGGGACTAGGCGAAATCGCCGTCGCGCGCCGTCATGCGCTGAAGAACGCACTGGCGCCGACCTGGACCATGATCGGCCTGACGCTCGGCGGCTTGCTGGGCGGCGCGGTGGTGACCGAAACCGTGTTCACGTTGCCGGGCATCGGCCACCTGCTGGTGGAAAGCATCTTCGCACGCGATTATCCGGTGGTGCAGGGCTGTCTGCTGTTTGTGACCGCCATTTATGTGTTCGTCAACCTGGTGGTTGACCTGTTCTATCCACTGTTTGATCCAAGGGTGCGCTTATGA